The DNA window CTCCCGAACCGCCATGCGGAAGACGAATTTCATCGCTGCCAGGATGACGAGAGAGTTGCGCGCCTCGGCCGGGCCGGCTCTTCGATCCGCTCGACCGATCCGCCTTTAAGGACGAGGACCCGGTCCGACTGGGCCGCCAACTCCGGGTCGTGGGTAGCGAGCACGATGGTCGTCCCACGGCTCTTGTGGATATCGAGGAGGATCTCGACGATGTGCCGGCCATTGGCGGCATCGAGGTTCCCCGTCGGCTCGTCGGCGAGAAGGATGGGAGGATCGTTCGCCAGCGCCCGGGCGAGCGCCACACGTTGCTGCTCGCCTCCGGAAAGCTGCGATGGATAGTGATGCGCTCGGTCCGACAGACCGACCTCGTCGAGCAGCTTTCGCGACATCGCCTCGGCGCCGGCGATCCCGGCGATCTCCATCGGCACGAGAACGTTCTCGAACGCCGTCAGAGAAGGAAGAAGGTGGAAGAACTGGAAGACGAACCCGATTTTCTCGCCCCGAAGCCTCGCGAGCCGGTCTTCGCTCAGGCCGGAGAGGTCTTCGCCATCGATTTGGATGAGTCCCGACGTCGGCGCGTCGAGCCCCGCCATGAGCCCCAGCAATGTCGACTTGCCGCTTCCCGACGGACCCACCACCGAGAGAAACTGACCGGCGGGAACCTCGAGATCGAGCGCCCGGAGAATGGTGAGCTCCTCGGTTCCGCTGCGAACGACTTTGGTAACGCCTTGGAGCCGTATCATGGCGTCGTCAAGAGAGGCTTCAAGTACGACCAGACGTTCTCGGCCACCACCCGCGCGCCCTCGGCATTGGGGTGCTTGCCATCGGGTTGGTTGAGCTCCGAGACTCCGATGACGCCCTGGAGCAGCGACGGCATCAGGGTGACGTCGTGCTCCTGGGCGAGCTCGGGAAAAACGGCGACGAAATCTCGCACGTACCGATCCCTGGCGTCCGGAGGGGCCTCGAAGCCGGCTAACAGTACGGTGATGTCGCGCGATTTCGCTTCTTCGATCAGGGTCGCGAGGTTCTTCTTCATCTCCTGCGGTGGCAGTCCGCGGAGGCCGTCGTTGCCTCCGAGAGCCAGGACGATTGCCTCGACCTCACGCTGATCGAGAACCCAGGAAAGACGGCGGACCCCTCCCGCGCTCGTCTCTCCGGAAACACCGGCATTGATGACTTCGTAACGGTAGCCTTCCCGATCGATCATCTCCTGGAGCACCGCGGGGTAGGCTTCGTCGAGACCGATCCCGAAGCCAGCGGTCAGACTGTCGCCGAAGGCGATGATCTTCTTCTGGTCGCTCCGTTCCGACTCCTCCGCCGCCGGAGGAGGGGCGGGCGCCAGGTTCTCCTCCGCCGCATCGCATCCCAGGTGAAGCGCGAGGACCGAGCTCAGAAAAAACGCGACGGCGAAAGAGCGCAACGGCGCAAAGCTCATTTCAGCCCTACACGTTCCCTTGCACATCTCCGACTAGGCGTCTTTGCGTTCGTTCCCAAGCGCCGTGCAGACATCACTCTACCCGTCAAGCCTTGGTGGGACCAGTCGAACGCTCGGCTCGCACAGGGTGGGATGCATTTGGACATCACTCCTGCTAGCCTAACCTTCGGGGACTGGCGGCGCCAGCCCATTTCGCACCGTCGCGTCCAAGCCAGCGGGCCTTTTGCTGGTGAAATGCGATTCTCGCTAGAATGCCCGACATGGCTCAACTCAGCAATCCCGTGCCTTTGACCGAAGAAACACAGCGTCAGTTCGAGCAAGCTCGCGCCGCACGCGCGCTCAGGCCTCTCACGGAAGACGAGAGCGGCGGTGGCGTCGAACGGCTTCCCGACGGCGTCTATGGCTTCACTTATTCGCCCGCGGAGCCGAACTTTCCTCTGTTTCGGCAGCGGGACCTCCGCACGTTCGAGACGCACAAGCTCGCCGACTCGCGCGTCTTCTTGCTGGGCTTCCTCACTGCTGAGGAGAAAGCCGGCTTCGACGACCCGCGTACCGCGAGGCTCACCCTTCACCTCTTCCCCGAGCCCAAGGGTGACGCAACGCACCTGGTGAGCATCCCGATGAGCCGGGTCCTGAGCCACATCGAGAACTCGGCGCGGGCGGGCAACGGGCTAGCCCTCGAAATCGGCCCAACCAGCTGAGGTGACCCCGTTAGGCTAGTCGTTCACGCGCCGGACGTCAGCTCGTGGAGGCATTCGCCGCTCCCGCTCCGAGCTCATCCATCGAATAGTTGCGGCGTCACGGGGCCAAGGCCGGATCGATCTCAGCCGTGAGCGTCGCACCGTTCCCAATGGACGAGCCATCGTCGAGTATCACACTTTCGCCGGCTCGCAAAGTCAGCCCGGCCGGTGACACGATCTGGAGGTTGGGGCCCAGAGTCAAAGTTTGACACGCGGTGATCGTTTGCACGGCGTTCAGAACGCTGTCGCTCAAGAGCAAATGATTCGCAAAACCGCAGGTACCGAAGACGCCGAGGACGACATCCGTGTCGCTCGCGCTGTTGTTGGCGGGATTGAGCTCGGTAACGCCCGCCGGGGGCGATATCGTGGCGGTGTTCGTAATCTCGTCGTTCTCGCCGCCGGTGAACGTGCAGGTGGCGGTGTAAGTTGCCATGCCTCCT is part of the Vicinamibacteria bacterium genome and encodes:
- a CDS encoding ABC transporter ATP-binding protein, with the protein product MIRLQGVTKVVRSGTEELTILRALDLEVPAGQFLSVVGPSGSGKSTLLGLMAGLDAPTSGLIQIDGEDLSGLSEDRLARLRGEKIGFVFQFFHLLPSLTAFENVLVPMEIAGIAGAEAMSRKLLDEVGLSDRAHHYPSQLSGGEQQRVALARALANDPPILLADEPTGNLDAANGRHIVEILLDIHKSRGTTIVLATHDPELAAQSDRVLVLKGGSVERIEEPARPRRATLSSSWQR
- a CDS encoding arylesterase, with the translated sequence MSFAPLRSFAVAFFLSSVLALHLGCDAAEENLAPAPPPAAEESERSDQKKIIAFGDSLTAGFGIGLDEAYPAVLQEMIDREGYRYEVINAGVSGETSAGGVRRLSWVLDQREVEAIVLALGGNDGLRGLPPQEMKKNLATLIEEAKSRDITVLLAGFEAPPDARDRYVRDFVAVFPELAQEHDVTLMPSLLQGVIGVSELNQPDGKHPNAEGARVVAENVWSYLKPLLTTP